Genomic segment of Hyalangium ruber:
TCAAGCGCCTTTCCTTCTCTATTTCTTGTACCTTCTTTAGGAGGTGGCACTATGGCTGTCAACACTGGCGTCAACAAGATGTCCGTTATCACCAAAGACAGCAATGGTATTACCGCAGCCTTCCCAGATGTATGCAAGACACCTAGTCCTGGAGGACCCATCCCTATTCCTTATCCCAATGTGGCGAAGTCCTCGGACACGGCCAAGGGCACCAAGAAGGTGTCGGTGGGCGGCAACCCGGTATGCGTCAAAGACTCCAACTTCAGCACCAGCACTGGCGACGAGGCTGGCGCCGCTGGTGGCGGAGTAGCCTCGAGTAAAACGAAGGGCAAAGCAGAGTTCGTCAACTTCTCCTTTGACGTCAAGTTCGAGGGCAAAAATGTGGCGCGCGCTTTCGATCCCATGCTGCATAACGACAAGAACACGCCCCCCTTCCCTGTCATCCAGGGCCCC
This window contains:
- a CDS encoding DUF4150 domain-containing protein → MAVNTGVNKMSVITKDSNGITAAFPDVCKTPSPGGPIPIPYPNVAKSSDTAKGTKKVSVGGNPVCVKDSNFSTSTGDEAGAAGGGVASSKTKGKAEFVNFSFDVKFEGKNVARAFDPMLHNDKNTPPFPVIQGPIMSMGGNVGSSPCPCCGE